In the genome of Oryzias melastigma strain HK-1 linkage group LG19, ASM292280v2, whole genome shotgun sequence, the window AGTTCCTCAGGTGTCCTTTAGGGTTTCTTCAGGTGTTTTCTCACGTGTTCCTCGGGTGTTTTCTCAGTATTGCATCAGGTGTTCCTCATGGTTTCAGACTGCAGCTCTGAATTTGAGACTTGAGTGGAACCACGTGATCCACCTTCAGAACTTCAGATGACACCAGTGTTTTCTTCTGCCCCTCCCAGCTCACCTGTGCAAGCGCGTCCCCCCCCTGGGTCCCATGCCAAACGAGGAGATCGACGTCTCCAGCCTGGAGTCCCTGGAGAAGTACCGCAGCTACACGCGGTACCTCCGAGCGGCCGAGGAGGCCAGGAGCAAACCGGCCTGGTGGAAGACCTACAGGAGCCACCTGGAGGGCGCCGACCCCGAACACGGTGAGGACGATGCCGCCGGCTCCACCCACGGACACGCCCCTCATGCCGCTTTGTGGTGTCTGCAGGTGCGGAGCGCGTGGACATCGGACTGCCGTGCCGCGCCTCCcacaggaggaaggaggagaaggagaggagACAGGTGATGAGGAACAACAGGAGCAGCGTGGAGCTGGAGAGGGCGGCGCGCCTGAGGACGCGTAAGATCTGCTGGAACTCACCTGAGTTTAGCTTTGATGTTCAGGAAATGAGAAAATCTAAAACATGagaatgaattttatttatgaCCCTTCAGTTGTGTAAACATTCGTGTTTGAAGGTTTCTCGGCTTTCACTTCAGTTTagctttaaagtttgttttttagctttttctaaccaatcagaacaAAGCAAAGATTTAATGACTAAATGTTTACAAATTTCACAagaataaattcagaaaaatgaattttatttgttgaatcttcagtttggatttttcttctttactgaACAGAAATGACTTTTAGTCTTTTCAGGATTTTGTTATTTGAGATGTTCCTTCTTCAGAACCTTTCCTGCGGTTCTTCGTCTCTGTTTACGTCTCCAGTGAAAGTCGATCTGGATCGGGTCCAGGAGACCTGGGAGCAGACCGCCGCCCCGTTCCACGTCCGGAGGCTCGCCGACCACTACGGCGTCTTCAGGGATCTCTTCCCCAACGCCTACTTCCTGCCGCAGGTCACGCTTCGCATCCGCTACGGCCAGGACGGCGCCGCTCAGGTTCATCACGGGAACCGTCTGACACCGACCCAGGTGAGTCTGCGGCGCCGAAGCGGGCCGTTGGTTTCTGGGCGTGGACTCCACTGAAGGACCGCCTCCTCGCTCCCCTGCAGGCGGCGTCCCCCCCCGAGGTCAGCTTCGCTGCAGAGGAGGGCTCCCTCTGGACTCTGCTCCTCACGTCTCCAGGTGAGCCTCACCTGTCCGTCGCCTGTCTGGAGGTTCCTCTGGACCAGGCTCGGTTCTGGCCCGGTTCTGCTGTGTCTAAAGCTGCGGTTCTCTCGTTTCAGACGAGCATCTCCAGGACAGCGAGGCGGAGTACGTCCACTGGCTGCTGTAAGTACCCGTCCCTCAGCGAGGGGGCGTGCCCTCAGCGCGGCGCCCTCTCTGAGGCGTGTGGCGGTCTCTGCAGGGGGAACGTCCCCGGCGCCGCGGTGCAGGAGGGGGAGGAGTTGTGTCACTATCTGCCCCCGTTTCCGGCCCGAGGAACCGGCTTCCAGCGCTTCGTCTTCGTCCTCTTCAAGCAGGACGGACGCGTGGACTTCCAGGAGGACGCCAGGCCGTCGCCGTGGTGAGCCGTCGCCGTGGAAACGGCGTCTTAAATACGAGAGTCATGGAATGAGCTGTTTCATCCACTTCCTCTAaagttaaaagcagaaaaaagggcAGATCATCGTCATGGTTACTGtcaggaagggggcggagcctcatcCACCTCTCTCTTCAGTCTCTCCCTGCAGGAGCGCACCTTCAAGACGCTGGACTTCTACCGGAAGCACCAGGACCACATGACGCCCGCCGGCCTGGCGTTCTTCCAGAGCCAGTGGGACGAGTCGGTGACGGACACCTTCCACGCCGTCCTCCGTGAGTCCCGCCGCCGCCACTCCCAGTCTGTGTGGGAACAGGAACCATGACGCTCTTCTTCGGCCTGCAGGTATGAGGGAGCCGGTGTTCGAGTTCGTCAGACCGCCGGTTTACCACCCGCCACAGGTCAAGTACCCCCACGGACAGCCACTGCGATACCTGGACCGATACCGGGACGGGCAGGAGCACACCTACGGGATCTACTGATGACAGGATCCACTCCACAATAAAGGATTTAAAGGATCCTGCATGTGTTCACTGACTCCAGAGCAGAACGCTGACAGCATCAGTTCAGCTGGTGACCACTAGGGGGAGTTTCTGAATTCACTTCCAACTCCCAGCAGGTGATTTGAAACTGGAAATATCACAGAATTACTGCAGAAAACGTAGTAATTCTGTGATATAGAGAGAAAAACCGAGACTCATCTGGAGTTACAGACCCGGGAAAGGCTTTAGAAGAGCTGCAAGCTAAGTTAGCTtctaataacctgaatctacgTTGGAAAGATCTGAATTATATCCagtgataataaatgtagagGAAATGGTGCGtcgattatataagtttgcttcctccttTCAGACAATCTCTCTAAACGTCcagttatcctgtgtttgacgtGTCTTCATGGAGGGAAACTTCTGGTAAAGGATTGgattaaatgattattttgattgattgaaataaaccatttctaaaataatataatttgaGGACAGGAAGCTCAGCCAGAGTTTAGcttcacattttctatttttttgacaaacatttttcagtttgaaaaatccAAACCATTCATGTAACTCAGGGTTCTGGAGCCTGGTTCTTATTTCCCTTTATTGGTAAcgattcaaataaataatccaaGAGTTATTTCCATTTCTTTTTAGCAGAATGTTGTAActgaaattctgtagaaatgtttttatctttgaaatgataatcaaataaaagtctccacAACTGTTATTTAAACAAGTggaattgaaaataatttagaattgtttttaattctaaattaaaaataaaaatgtgttttgtgcctcacatcttaaaaaaagagaataaaagctCCATTTATCTGTGATGTTTTGAGGGGTTTTCTGTTAAATAATTGGACTCTACTTCAAtagtctttaaattaaaaaaatacgtCACGTTTGACTGtcttggattttattttgaaattactcTGCTGAAGCAGCAGGATTTTAattggtgtattttattttgaaaggaactcatgtaagctgctgtcaaaagtaaataaagacaGTCATAGAATTCAACATTTAATGTTGCAATATTtcaaatctacattttaaaactgatttttaatgtttacaaaaacataaatattgtgaaTTTTTCCAAACAATAACGTAGGACTTTCAGCTCGATTCTGATCTGTAAGAAACGACCAAACTGTAGAGCTAAAGGTTCCAGACCTATTAGCTCTGGTTTCTTTTGATGAGTTAGATTTACATATTTATCTTTGAGATGCTccacaaaaggtaaaataacatttttaaagcattgcTGACATTACGTTGAGATGATCCTTTATTATGAATtaagtgtcttattttgaaaaattcttCAGAACTTCTAAAAAGGCTATTTTATCTTCTTATCATGACAAAAAACAGTTCATTCACGTTTATGAACATAACAAATCCGTCCTGTTTTTAGAGGTTGAAGAACTTCGTGGTTCTTCTGGGTCGGTGGTCAGAGATCCAGCCCAATGGCTCGTTGGGTGTTGAAGGTTGTAGa includes:
- the mrpl38 gene encoding 39S ribosomal protein L38, mitochondrial, whose product is MALRGVASVSRRNSADSWFRNVRTFVTTAHLCKRVPPLGPMPNEEIDVSSLESLEKYRSYTRYLRAAEEARSKPAWWKTYRSHLEGADPEHGAERVDIGLPCRASHRRKEEKERRQVMRNNRSSVELERAARLRTLKVDLDRVQETWEQTAAPFHVRRLADHYGVFRDLFPNAYFLPQVTLRIRYGQDGAAQVHHGNRLTPTQAASPPEVSFAAEEGSLWTLLLTSPDEHLQDSEAEYVHWLLGNVPGAAVQEGEELCHYLPPFPARGTGFQRFVFVLFKQDGRVDFQEDARPSPCLSLQERTFKTLDFYRKHQDHMTPAGLAFFQSQWDESVTDTFHAVLRMREPVFEFVRPPVYHPPQVKYPHGQPLRYLDRYRDGQEHTYGIY